The following coding sequences are from one Granulicella sp. L56 window:
- the tkt gene encoding transketolase, translating into MSDQQQSDKQHALDQLSINALRFLAVDAVQKANSGHPGAPLGCAPIAYLLYHKIMKHDPADPKWIDRDRFVLSNGHASALLYGALHLAGYDLPISQLEQFRQWGSHTPGHPEYGEAPGVEVTTGPLGQGFGMAIGMATAEKHLAAVYNRDERKVIDHHTYVLCGDGDLMEGISHETASLAGTLNLGKLIVLYDDNLISLDGPTELSYTEDVTLRFEAYHWHVQMVHDGNDLVALEAAIAAAKAETTRPSLIRVRTVIGYGSPKAGTSKVHGEALGVEAVKETKKNLGWPEDKTFYVPAEARDNWDKAKARGKKAHEAWSADFAEYKKAYPEPAGEFERVVKGELSKDLSKKIPVFPTDKPVATRNAGQIVMNAIESVVPELFGGAADLTASTKTIFKDSPSFHVDPKGRNVFFGVREFGMCAMVNGMAAHGGLIPFGSTFFVFSDYARPALRLAALMSVHSLFVFTHDSVGLGEDGPTHQPVEHLMALRAIPQFTDFRPADANETAACWQLALERKSASFMALSRQDLPVLDNEKYKVHEGVKKGAYALDNSGKDIILIATGSEVSLILKAAEELKAAGINASVVSMPSFKVYDEQTDAYKASLLPENTPKLAVEAGATMGWYKYVGHNGAVIGIDHFGASAPGPIVMEKFGFSVANVVAQAKKLVKK; encoded by the coding sequence ATGAGCGACCAGCAGCAGTCCGATAAGCAACATGCGTTAGATCAGCTCTCCATCAACGCCCTCCGCTTCCTCGCCGTCGATGCCGTTCAAAAAGCGAACTCCGGCCACCCCGGCGCTCCTCTCGGCTGCGCGCCCATCGCCTATCTGCTCTACCACAAGATCATGAAGCACGATCCCGCGGACCCCAAGTGGATCGACCGCGACCGCTTCGTCCTCTCCAACGGCCATGCCTCGGCCCTGCTTTATGGTGCGCTCCACCTCGCTGGATATGACCTGCCTATCTCGCAGCTCGAGCAGTTCCGCCAGTGGGGTTCGCACACCCCCGGCCATCCGGAGTACGGCGAGGCGCCGGGCGTTGAAGTGACCACGGGCCCGCTTGGTCAGGGTTTTGGCATGGCGATCGGCATGGCCACGGCTGAGAAGCATCTCGCAGCCGTCTATAACCGCGACGAGCGCAAGGTCATCGACCATCACACCTATGTCCTCTGCGGCGACGGCGACCTGATGGAAGGCATCTCGCACGAGACGGCGTCGCTGGCCGGAACGCTGAACCTGGGCAAGCTGATCGTCCTCTATGATGACAACCTCATCTCGCTCGACGGACCCACCGAACTTAGCTACACCGAAGACGTTACGCTGCGTTTCGAGGCCTATCACTGGCATGTTCAGATGGTCCACGACGGCAACGACCTCGTCGCCCTTGAAGCCGCCATCGCCGCAGCCAAGGCCGAGACCACCCGCCCCTCGCTCATTCGCGTTCGCACCGTCATCGGCTATGGCAGCCCCAAGGCCGGTACCAGCAAGGTTCACGGCGAAGCGCTCGGCGTAGAAGCAGTTAAGGAGACCAAGAAGAACCTCGGCTGGCCCGAAGACAAGACCTTCTATGTTCCCGCAGAGGCCCGTGACAACTGGGACAAGGCGAAGGCTCGCGGCAAGAAGGCCCACGAAGCCTGGAGCGCCGACTTTGCGGAGTACAAGAAGGCGTATCCAGAGCCAGCAGGCGAGTTCGAGCGCGTCGTCAAGGGCGAGCTGTCGAAGGACCTGTCGAAGAAGATCCCGGTCTTCCCGACCGACAAGCCGGTTGCCACGCGTAACGCTGGCCAGATCGTTATGAATGCCATCGAGAGTGTCGTCCCCGAGCTCTTTGGCGGTGCGGCTGACCTTACCGCTTCCACCAAGACCATCTTCAAGGACTCGCCCAGCTTCCACGTCGATCCCAAGGGCCGCAACGTCTTCTTCGGCGTACGCGAGTTTGGCATGTGCGCCATGGTCAACGGTATGGCTGCCCACGGCGGTCTTATTCCTTTCGGCTCCACCTTCTTCGTGTTCTCGGACTACGCTCGCCCAGCACTTCGCCTGGCTGCGCTGATGTCCGTGCATTCGCTTTTTGTCTTCACTCATGACTCTGTCGGTCTTGGCGAAGACGGCCCCACCCACCAGCCGGTCGAGCACCTGATGGCCCTCCGCGCCATTCCGCAGTTCACCGACTTCCGCCCAGCGGACGCGAACGAGACTGCTGCCTGCTGGCAGCTTGCCCTCGAACGCAAGAGCGCCAGCTTCATGGCTCTCTCGCGTCAGGACCTTCCCGTCCTCGACAACGAGAAGTACAAGGTGCATGAAGGCGTGAAGAAGGGTGCCTACGCGCTCGATAACAGCGGCAAGGACATCATCCTGATCGCCACCGGGTCGGAGGTTTCGCTGATCCTTAAGGCTGCGGAAGAACTGAAGGCCGCGGGCATCAACGCCTCGGTCGTCTCCATGCCCAGCTTCAAGGTCTACGACGAGCAGACGGACGCCTACAAGGCCAGCCTGCTGCCGGAGAACACTCCCAAGCTGGCAGTCGAAGCCGGAGCTACCATGGGCTGGTACAAGTATGTCGGCCACAATGGAGCGGTCATCGGAATTGACCACTTCGGAGCATCCGCTCCCGGGCCGATTGTGATGGAGAAGTTCGGCTTCAGCGTTGCAAACGTTGTTGCGCAGGCAAAGAAGCTGGTCAAGAAGTAA
- the rpiB gene encoding ribose 5-phosphate isomerase B has product MKIAIASDHAGFPLKEEVRDHVRKLGHEVEDLGAYNTEPSDYPDFALLVGKALMAGTVERGILICGSGVGVCVAANKMPGVRAGMCHDTYSAHQGVEHDEMNVLVLGARIIGSALAYECVDAYLKANFIASEPRFVRRLNKVKAIEKTYMPEAAGTTLAS; this is encoded by the coding sequence ATGAAAATCGCTATCGCCTCCGATCACGCCGGCTTTCCTCTGAAAGAAGAAGTCCGCGACCACGTTCGCAAGCTCGGCCATGAGGTCGAGGACCTCGGCGCGTATAACACTGAGCCTTCCGACTATCCTGACTTTGCCCTGCTCGTCGGCAAAGCGCTGATGGCCGGTACGGTGGAGCGCGGCATCCTCATCTGCGGCTCGGGCGTTGGCGTCTGCGTCGCCGCCAACAAGATGCCGGGCGTTCGTGCCGGTATGTGCCACGACACCTACTCTGCGCATCAGGGTGTCGAACATGACGAGATGAATGTGCTTGTGCTGGGCGCGCGCATCATCGGCTCGGCGCTTGCTTACGAGTGCGTCGATGCTTATCTCAAAGCGAATTTCATCGCTTCGGAGCCTCGCTTTGTGCGTCGCCTCAACAAGGTTAAAGCGATTGAAAAGACCTACATGCCCGAGGCCGCGGGAACCACGCTCGCTTCATAA
- a CDS encoding oxidoreductase yields MANVTTSRTWFITGASTGFGRLLAEEVLKAGGKVVATARKLDSIADLEEKHPGKAKVFALDVTDPAQILSIVAQTLTTFGPVDVLVNNAGYGLAGGIEEATEEEFTPVFETNVFGLIRVTRAFLPHFRTQRSGNIVNLSSIGGLIGSAGWGYYNASKFAVEGFSEALAAELAPLGVHVTIVEPGPFRTDFLGRSGVEAKERIADYDATAGKTRQYFHDQAGKQPGDPLRAVHAIIQAAESPQPPLHLVLGALALQRMRGKLDQWKSELDAWQSTSLGADFPEGE; encoded by the coding sequence ATGGCAAACGTTACTACATCCCGCACATGGTTCATCACCGGAGCTTCTACCGGCTTCGGTCGCCTTCTTGCTGAAGAAGTTCTGAAGGCTGGAGGCAAGGTTGTTGCTACCGCCCGCAAGCTGGATTCGATAGCCGACCTTGAAGAGAAGCATCCCGGCAAGGCCAAAGTCTTTGCTCTCGACGTTACCGACCCTGCACAGATCCTTTCCATCGTTGCTCAGACGCTCACCACTTTCGGTCCTGTCGATGTGCTTGTCAACAATGCGGGCTACGGTCTCGCTGGCGGCATCGAAGAGGCCACCGAAGAAGAGTTCACGCCGGTCTTCGAGACCAATGTCTTCGGCCTGATACGCGTGACTCGCGCCTTCCTTCCGCACTTTCGCACCCAGCGTAGCGGCAACATCGTGAACCTCTCTTCGATTGGCGGTCTGATCGGGTCAGCCGGTTGGGGCTATTACAACGCAAGCAAGTTTGCGGTCGAAGGATTCTCTGAAGCGCTTGCTGCTGAGCTTGCTCCTCTGGGCGTTCATGTCACCATCGTCGAGCCCGGCCCTTTCCGCACCGACTTTCTTGGGCGTTCCGGTGTCGAAGCCAAAGAGCGCATCGCCGACTACGACGCTACCGCCGGAAAGACCCGCCAGTATTTTCACGACCAGGCAGGGAAGCAGCCGGGCGATCCGCTCCGTGCTGTCCACGCCATCATTCAGGCAGCCGAGTCTCCTCAGCCGCCTCTGCACCTTGTCCTCGGCGCGCTGGCTCTCCAACGCATGAGGGGCAAGCTCGATCAGTGGAAGAGTGAGCTTGATGCCTGGCAATCCACTTCTCTCGGCGCAGATTTCCCGGAGGGCGAGTGA
- a CDS encoding HAD family hydrolase — MSLTPIKTIFWDIGGVLLANGWDSRQRGRVLAALGVDLAAYEAVHDEVNYYWERGLISAEDFFAQTVLETNPDLNLTFEQLWPLVCSESKVLHHECFDILAALKNSGQYRLATINNESKELNAYRLDTFQLRPYFDYFICSGYVHEMKPLPDIYRAAIDISGLPPETSLFIDDKQENCIAARSFGMNAIHFELPAQLRASLTQHGIAV; from the coding sequence GTGAGTCTCACTCCCATTAAGACGATCTTCTGGGACATCGGCGGAGTTCTGCTTGCCAACGGCTGGGACAGCAGGCAGCGTGGTCGCGTTCTCGCTGCACTCGGTGTCGATCTCGCGGCCTATGAAGCGGTTCACGACGAAGTGAACTACTACTGGGAGCGCGGCCTCATCAGCGCCGAGGACTTCTTCGCGCAGACTGTCCTTGAAACCAACCCCGATCTTAATCTCACCTTCGAGCAGCTTTGGCCTCTTGTGTGTAGTGAGAGCAAAGTTCTCCATCATGAGTGTTTTGACATCCTCGCCGCTCTCAAGAACTCCGGCCAATATCGTCTCGCCACTATTAACAATGAGTCGAAAGAGCTGAACGCCTACCGCCTCGACACCTTCCAACTTCGCCCCTATTTCGACTACTTCATCTGCTCGGGCTACGTCCACGAGATGAAGCCTCTCCCCGATATCTACCGCGCGGCCATCGATATCTCCGGCCTTCCTCCTGAGACGTCGCTGTTTATCGACGACAAGCAGGAGAACTGCATCGCCGCCCGTAGCTTTGGCATGAATGCCATTCACTTTGAATTACCCGCGCAACTTCGCGCTTCACTTACTCAACACGGCATCGCCGTTTAG
- the gnd gene encoding phosphogluconate dehydrogenase (NAD(+)-dependent, decarboxylating): MELGIIGLGKMGFNMAERLRLAGHKVVGFDFSKEATAKLTATGNLGVNSVEELVKNLSAPRAIWIMVPAGDPVDQTIAQLEPLMEKGDTIIDGGNSNYKNTQRRHDEVTAKGFEFVDCGTSGGVWGLKEGYSLMIGGDKAPVERLTPIFQALAPSPTEGWGHVGPSGAGHFVKMVHNGIEYGLMQAFAEGFSIMKAKEPLNLDLTQIAHIWQKGSVVRSWLLDLTAAALDKNPTLDGLEAWVPDSGEGRWTVTEAIDLNISAPVITESLIRRLRSREENNFTDRMISIMRGAFGGHDVKKS; the protein is encoded by the coding sequence ATGGAACTGGGAATTATCGGACTCGGCAAGATGGGCTTCAACATGGCGGAGCGTCTCCGCCTCGCCGGTCACAAGGTCGTCGGCTTTGACTTCAGCAAAGAAGCCACTGCCAAGCTGACCGCCACGGGCAATCTCGGCGTCAACTCGGTTGAAGAGCTGGTCAAGAACCTCTCCGCGCCTCGTGCCATCTGGATCATGGTTCCCGCGGGCGACCCCGTTGACCAGACCATCGCCCAGCTCGAGCCTCTGATGGAAAAGGGCGACACCATTATCGACGGCGGTAATTCGAACTACAAGAACACGCAGCGCCGTCATGACGAAGTGACTGCCAAGGGTTTCGAGTTCGTCGACTGTGGAACCTCGGGCGGCGTATGGGGACTGAAAGAGGGCTACAGCCTCATGATCGGTGGCGACAAGGCTCCCGTCGAACGCCTTACCCCCATCTTCCAGGCGCTCGCGCCTTCGCCCACAGAAGGTTGGGGACACGTTGGGCCCTCCGGTGCGGGCCACTTCGTCAAGATGGTCCACAACGGCATCGAGTACGGCCTCATGCAGGCTTTTGCCGAAGGGTTCTCGATTATGAAGGCCAAGGAGCCCCTCAATCTCGACCTTACCCAGATCGCGCACATCTGGCAGAAGGGCTCGGTTGTCCGCTCGTGGCTGCTCGACCTCACCGCTGCGGCGCTCGACAAGAACCCCACCCTCGACGGCCTCGAAGCATGGGTGCCTGACTCCGGCGAAGGCCGCTGGACTGTTACGGAAGCGATCGACCTGAACATCTCTGCGCCGGTCATCACCGAGTCGCTGATTCGCCGTCTCCGCTCGCGCGAAGAGAACAACTTCACCGATCGAATGATCTCGATCATGCGCGGCGCCTTTGGTGGCCACGATGTCAAAAAGAGCTAA
- the zwf gene encoding glucose-6-phosphate dehydrogenase, translating into MSTEPHVTPAVTNVSPQPESTPDPCVVVIFGASGDLTKRKLLPALYHLEQANLLPKDFAVVGVARRPLEDSFAADMKEGIIAGGGVEESDPKLAPFVEKIQYHAMNFDDASGYEALDKLLGKIDKKFGTCGNRLFYLATAPEYFSDIINFLGQHGMSKPCKGGGANGKQNWVRTIIEKPFGHDLESARALNDEVNKVFHEDQIFRIDHYLGKETVQNILVFRFANGIFENVWNRNYIDHVEITAAESIGIEGRGPFYETAGALRDVVQNHVMELLSFVTMEPPVSFEASAVRAEKVKVWRAIQPIHPADTVRGQYGPGTVDGKPVVGYRQEDRVHPRSQTETYAALRLEIENWRWAGVPFYIRAGKRLAKRVTEITVQFKQPPLLLFKGKDGSKGNVEPNIISMRIQPDEGITLRFGAKVPGQGMNISPVNMDFSYAESFGKSSANGYERLLLDAMLGDGTLFAHRDGVEATWALITPILKAWAEKPVKDFPNYAAGSWGPTAADALLEVEGRKWRKL; encoded by the coding sequence ATGTCAACTGAACCCCACGTCACTCCAGCGGTCACTAACGTCAGCCCGCAGCCTGAGAGTACGCCGGACCCCTGCGTCGTCGTGATCTTCGGCGCATCGGGTGACCTTACCAAGCGTAAGCTGCTGCCTGCGCTCTATCACCTTGAGCAGGCCAACCTGCTTCCCAAGGACTTCGCGGTGGTTGGCGTTGCTCGTCGGCCGCTCGAGGATTCTTTCGCTGCGGACATGAAGGAAGGCATCATCGCTGGCGGCGGTGTCGAAGAGTCCGATCCCAAGCTGGCTCCCTTCGTCGAGAAGATCCAATACCATGCGATGAACTTCGATGATGCTTCCGGTTACGAGGCTCTCGACAAGCTGCTGGGCAAGATCGACAAGAAGTTCGGCACCTGCGGCAATCGCCTCTTCTATCTCGCCACGGCGCCGGAGTACTTCTCGGACATCATCAACTTCCTCGGTCAACACGGCATGTCCAAGCCTTGTAAAGGTGGGGGAGCGAACGGCAAGCAGAACTGGGTCCGCACCATCATCGAGAAGCCGTTCGGCCACGATCTAGAATCCGCCAGGGCGCTGAACGACGAAGTGAACAAGGTCTTCCACGAAGATCAGATCTTCCGTATCGATCACTATCTCGGTAAAGAGACGGTTCAGAACATCCTCGTCTTCCGTTTCGCCAACGGCATCTTCGAGAACGTTTGGAACCGTAACTACATCGATCACGTCGAGATCACCGCTGCCGAGTCCATTGGCATCGAAGGCCGTGGGCCTTTCTATGAGACAGCCGGTGCACTTCGCGACGTGGTGCAGAATCACGTCATGGAGCTGCTCAGCTTCGTCACCATGGAGCCGCCTGTCTCCTTCGAGGCATCCGCTGTTCGTGCCGAGAAGGTGAAGGTGTGGCGCGCCATTCAGCCGATCCATCCGGCGGATACCGTCCGTGGTCAGTATGGCCCGGGCACTGTCGATGGCAAGCCTGTCGTCGGCTACCGTCAGGAAGATCGCGTTCATCCTCGCTCGCAGACGGAGACCTATGCGGCTCTTCGGCTGGAGATCGAGAACTGGCGTTGGGCTGGTGTTCCCTTCTACATTCGTGCCGGCAAGCGTCTTGCCAAGCGCGTCACGGAGATCACTGTCCAGTTCAAGCAGCCGCCGCTGCTGCTCTTCAAGGGCAAGGACGGCAGCAAGGGCAACGTGGAGCCGAACATCATCTCCATGCGGATTCAGCCTGACGAGGGCATCACCCTCCGCTTCGGCGCGAAGGTCCCTGGGCAGGGCATGAACATCAGCCCCGTCAACATGGACTTCAGCTACGCCGAGTCGTTCGGCAAGTCCTCTGCCAATGGCTACGAGCGTCTGCTGCTCGATGCCATGCTGGGCGATGGTACGCTCTTCGCCCATCGCGACGGAGTCGAAGCCACCTGGGCGCTTATCACGCCGATCCTCAAGGCATGGGCGGAGAAGCCGGTCAAGGACTTCCCCAACTACGCTGCCGGAAGCTGGGGCCCCACGGCTGCTGATGCTCTGCTCGAAGTAGAGGGCCGCAAGTGGCGCAAACTGTAA
- the pgl gene encoding 6-phosphogluconolactonase, translating into MPRPVTITYRISPTPAAVAQAAAQLFADTAVAAVQARGLARIAISGGTTPKAMFALLADPAQPFLKQVPWDKLDLYWVDERSVPPTDADSNYRMTNEALLSKVPLAPEHIHRMEGELDPAVAAARYESTIRNSFKLEGAETPTFDLVLLGMGDDGHTASLFPHTEALNDLTDIVTANHVPQKDTWRITLTWPVINQGREVAFLIEGAAKAQVLHDVLLGPYQPETYPSQIIRPASGRLTFLLDPAAASKLPVPENSGATGTLELK; encoded by the coding sequence ATGCCGCGACCAGTCACCATTACCTACCGCATCTCACCTACTCCTGCTGCTGTAGCTCAGGCCGCTGCCCAACTTTTCGCCGATACTGCCGTTGCAGCCGTTCAAGCCCGAGGCCTCGCCCGCATTGCCATCTCCGGCGGCACCACTCCCAAGGCGATGTTTGCTCTGCTCGCCGATCCTGCTCAGCCTTTTCTCAAGCAGGTTCCGTGGGACAAGCTCGATCTCTACTGGGTCGACGAGCGCTCGGTTCCTCCCACGGATGCCGACTCCAACTACCGCATGACGAATGAGGCGCTGCTCTCAAAGGTTCCTCTCGCGCCCGAGCACATTCATCGCATGGAAGGCGAGCTGGATCCTGCTGTCGCAGCCGCTCGTTACGAGTCCACCATTCGCAACTCCTTCAAGCTCGAAGGTGCTGAGACACCAACCTTCGATCTCGTCCTGCTCGGCATGGGCGACGACGGCCATACCGCCTCGCTCTTCCCTCATACCGAAGCGCTCAACGATCTCACCGATATCGTTACGGCCAATCATGTCCCGCAGAAGGACACCTGGCGCATTACCCTCACGTGGCCCGTCATTAATCAGGGTAGGGAAGTGGCGTTCCTGATCGAAGGCGCGGCCAAGGCGCAGGTCCTTCACGATGTTCTGCTCGGACCGTATCAGCCCGAGACTTATCCTTCGCAGATTATTCGTCCTGCGAGTGGGCGTCTTACCTTCTTGCTCGACCCGGCTGCGGCATCTAAGCTTCCTGTACCAGAAAACTCAGGGGCGACAGGTACGTTGGAGCTTAAATAA
- the glk gene encoding glucokinase, whose product MILAGDVGGTKIHLALYDFQDGKLHSIRDQKFPAHEFTSLDAVVEQFLGTDQGARSQIAAACFGCPGPVRGGRLKLTNLPWVLDVHELQKSLDIEHIFLINDLEANGYGILELTPDKIYTLHAANTAAVGHRGLISAGTGLGEALLIWDGKHHRPIASEGGHCDFAPRTDREVALLQYLRSTLKGHVSYERVLSGPGVHNIYSYLRDVEKLQEPQWLRDRLAAEDPNAVIGECAQDGSSSICFETMRTFSAIYGAEAGNIALKVLAMGGIYLGGGIAPKIIQTLQNGDFIQAFLDKGRLSPLLQSIPVRIILDDTCALLGAAAYAEARAADLSNHSERAASIKH is encoded by the coding sequence ATGATCCTCGCGGGCGACGTAGGCGGCACCAAGATTCATCTTGCGCTTTACGACTTTCAGGATGGCAAGCTGCACTCCATCCGCGATCAGAAGTTTCCCGCCCACGAGTTCACGTCGCTCGACGCCGTCGTCGAACAGTTTCTCGGCACGGATCAAGGCGCTCGCAGCCAGATTGCCGCTGCCTGCTTCGGCTGCCCCGGTCCCGTTCGCGGAGGACGCCTCAAGCTCACTAACCTTCCCTGGGTGCTCGATGTTCACGAGCTTCAGAAGTCGCTCGACATCGAGCACATCTTCCTCATCAATGATCTTGAAGCCAATGGCTACGGCATCCTCGAACTCACGCCGGACAAGATCTACACGCTGCACGCCGCCAATACCGCTGCCGTCGGCCATCGTGGACTCATCTCTGCGGGTACCGGACTGGGCGAGGCGCTTCTGATCTGGGACGGCAAGCACCATCGCCCCATCGCCAGCGAGGGCGGCCACTGCGACTTCGCCCCACGCACCGACCGTGAAGTAGCTCTTCTGCAATATCTCCGCAGCACACTCAAAGGTCATGTGAGTTATGAGCGTGTCCTCTCCGGCCCCGGCGTTCACAACATCTACTCTTACCTTCGCGATGTTGAGAAATTGCAGGAGCCGCAGTGGCTCCGCGACCGTCTCGCCGCCGAAGATCCCAATGCCGTCATCGGTGAGTGCGCGCAGGACGGCTCCAGCTCGATCTGCTTCGAGACGATGAGAACCTTCAGCGCGATTTATGGCGCAGAGGCGGGCAATATTGCCCTCAAGGTACTCGCCATGGGTGGCATCTATCTTGGCGGAGGCATTGCTCCCAAGATCATCCAGACACTTCAGAACGGCGACTTCATTCAGGCTTTTCTCGACAAGGGGCGTCTCTCACCGCTGCTTCAGTCCATCCCCGTGCGCATCATCCTTGACGACACCTGCGCTTTGCTCGGAGCCGCTGCCTACGCCGAAGCCCGCGCCGCGGATCTCTCCAACCACTCGGAACGGGCTGCCTCCATCAAGCACTAA